In Pochonia chlamydosporia 170 chromosome Unknown PCv3seq00009, whole genome shotgun sequence, a genomic segment contains:
- a CDS encoding EthD domain-containing protein — protein MPPTTQRLIRIAVAHYRNREISEAEFHRWATEDHCARAAKIHARHGIEAYGMFFSSQSAQSTAKELNKHLGGKWIVDNHDVQVEFYLRSLSQLTAVLEDPEFKALQEEEGPFVSGENIVATLGWVEAYVQDGHVVHVGADGKPTYAGFGVVGDFSGEKFD, from the exons ATGCCCCCCACCACCCAACGCCTCATCCGTATCGCCGTCGCCCACTACAGGAATCGGGAGATTTCCGAGGCAGAGTTTCATCGCTGGGCAACAGAGGATCACTGCGCCAGAGCGGCCAAAATCCACGCCCGACATGGCATCGAGGCTTATGGGATG TTCTTTAGTTCGCAAAGCGCCCAGTCCACTGCCAAGGAACTGAATAAACACCTTGGAGGCAAGTGGATCGTCGACAACCACGACGTGCAGGTGGAATTCTACCTGCGCTCACTCAGCCAGCTTACAGCCGTTCTGGAGGACCCTGAGTTCAAGGCCCTgcaggaagaggaaggaCCGTTTGTCAGTGGAGAGAACATTGTTGCAACCTTGGGATGGGTTGAGGCGTATGTGCAGGACGGGCATGTTGTCCATGTGGGCGCTGACGGGAAACCCACATATGCTGGATTTGGTGTGGTGGGAGACTTCTCTGGAGAGAAGTTTGACTGA
- a CDS encoding polyketide synthase (similar to Neosartorya fischeri NRRL 181 XP_001258284.1) has translation MEPFAIVGFAFKLAQDAVDESSLWEVLENGKNLMTKWPEDRATIDTYHDGGSKKTATIHTQGAHFCNGDLASFDAPFFSINPQEAAVMDPQQRWALQTVYHAFENAGIPIESVKGSRTAVFGACSDDYSRMLTKDVDSAPRLVLTGTEASVLVGKISWYFNLAGPCLHINTACSSSLTALDYACKSMQSGDASAAVVLGSNLMLNPDAATLLSNLNFLSPDGLCYTFDHRANGYARGEGILAMIVKPMADALRDGNVIRAVIRATGANQDGRTPSLTQPSAEAQEKLIRHVYQKAGLGLQDTRYLEAHGTGTPTGDPIEAKAIGRVFRTHRSPQDPLYLGSIKGNIGHVEAGSGLAGTIRAILALEKGVIPPQALFEDMNSSIDAEFFNIKVPKACVPWPTAGVRRASVNSFSLGGSNAHIILDDAHHYLLNKGLTGYHNCTMLPDDSTAVAINGTTYSSSEHPEQQPSTTLSNGVSRTSPDAARTLSGSSPLLMVWSGADSGAIDRLTIVYEPYLQNKIRGSSRKLNQLAYTLSNRRSRLPWRSFTLLSADQIASGEGLVPLPKAKPVRSANYAPVIAFAFTGQGAQYAAMGLELLQYKIFADTLQRVDSVFASFGSTWSVLDVMRDENKIHSPQFSQPLCTALQIALVELLKSVCVAPSAVLGHSSGEIAAAYAIGALSLESACKVAYYRGIVAKKLKDSVAARPGAMMSVNLPRDEVRSYLYKVGGDKMVVSVHLACINSISNCTLSGDEKDIDQLKQRLDQDEIFAQKINTGVAYHSPAMKAAASEYHELLGGLESGTKLSRGSMISSVTRRLITKVSMLATAQYWVDNLLSPVQFADALQSLDSRENLGVGFERITDILEIGPHSALRRPIQDTLQHLADVGVNAKGKSTKPEGVLRYHSVLQRSKPSLITFLELLGNLFCIGYPVSIEEGNGHHGDKCPPPLVDCPKYPFDLSRRYWHNSRLDKGMRFRPVAKGVMLGKRSHDWNNLRPSFRNWLSLDTMPWLEDHVISTKTICPGTGMLVMAMEGVKHLIESNKVAKSISAFLFPEAHFLRPIPIPENAKTPVEILLSLRPRQETFEKEIAFFESSIFAHDGDSWTECFQATIQVQYEQGVTQVDGGKEHQAETDKYLKLQHEAANCCDKKIDYKTFYQSLRDHGMAYGPSFSILRDIRWDGQHISQACIAHDLMLDAGDASPVHPAPLDAMMHVTLAQVSKGMSDSAATFVPRDVYNLWLSTKRWKQGHGSVRATSKIHSNKTAGLEGNIFVCDEEDTLLLSAERVVMACVSLDDDGLRDNQGPNLIYNIDRKPLLSQLEGHDLQRLCAPRPISLTDIEQQWSNRLETALRHSAEDALGCLSSLNFDTSTLPNHLKTFIQALKSRYRDGRQHDKEEIRQELARCVEFNPGWDLYAEAGRHLESLLRNETEPLELLTSSEVANRSYPLLFSKLADDRLRNFLDLASHEKPGLRILEIGSGTGGLTTSVLSILRDLEKSTGSIHFAEYIYTDISPAFFEAARTTFAQVADRIVFQKLDIEKSPETQGFETGSYDIILAGSVLHATSRLEVSISNVRALLKPGGYFVNLEITQVNLAKALVSFGSLPGWWLSTEDWRKDGPLVPKETWDRLARDTGFTGVEASWEDGEGVCLMITTAVEKETSAEMPIQPAVRNQGSLILVVDTNAPDLQTTLAASLLQEQGQNTRVVQLNQVHENTWQHDDVIISLLDVGKSFLLAISEQEFDALRTLISKAQNLLWVALPDLLVEEDAGDPRPHMALGFLRSMRYEEPTKELVSLMAGQRTLLTVDAAEAHIRNVLRICFQDGLASLENEFFIQDGLLSVERLIYAADQDDDRRLRIYPTLQKDQILRHDPPTVLSVGTPGMLDTLRLAEAQLPDKLDPEAVEIECRAWPVSFRDVMIALSRYGDASDTSGMGWELSGVVSRVGSKVSELQPGDRIPDDMSFARSVAALNPLMTAYHGLINLARLKRGDKVLIHAAAGSTGQMAICVAQQVGAEIFATVGFDEKKQLLVDEFGIPASNIFYSRDTSFQKGIMRETGGRGVDVVLNSLSGDKLKASWACIAPFGRFIEIGKADIGSNSSLPMAHFARNVTFAAVDLVHMAARDPQGTKDLMRTCLAMLFESNIGQYPKPVHLFPVAEAEKAFRFIQSGKNTGRTVITLEPNDKISKYITKRSTWRFPSQATYVIVGGLGGIGRSILSWMVQKGARYFVIPSRSGVKSQAVAEFVARLEQKGVTLITSCCDVSSSDQLAALLQACKDMPPIRGCINAAMALQDAMFYNMTHSQWKISIQSKVASSWNLHQQLPADLDFFILLSSAASIYGAIGQSNYAAACAGQDSIARHRSSMGGKAMSINLGLIRNVGAMVDHEDFQVSSDKYRDAKAVYERDILAVMDYYCDPLTLTGKETHTQVLVGGATPSDTHIDTVLPPHIDGRPFYSGFPRITKEGQQRNQRNGANDQTALLFQQATSPTDRAAVAMGAIIDKLAHALCITSDEIDARNPLSDYGVDSLMAVELRHWFRRDFKADVAVFDIMGNNVSIRNVAELIARVAE, from the exons ATGGAGCCATTTGCAATCGTAGGGTTCGCGTTCAAATTAGCTCAGGATGCCGTGGACGAGTCAAGCCTCTGGGAAGTCCTggagaatggcaagaatCTCATGACCAAGTGGCCAGAAGATCGTGCTACTATTGATACCTACCATGATGGAGGATCCAAGAAGACTGCAACGATTCACACTCAAGGTGCTCACTTTTGCAATGGCGACCTTGCCTCCTTTGACGCTCCATTCTTCTCCATTAACCCCCAAGAGGCAGCGGTGATGGATCCCCAACAGCGATGGGCACTGCAAACGGTGTATCATGCTTTTGAGAACGCCGGTATACCGATTGAATCTGTCAAAGGATCACGTACGGCTGTCTTTGGCGCGTGCTCAGATGACTATAGTCGCATGCTCACCAAGGACGTGGACTCGGCGCCGCGTCTGGTACTAACCGGTACTGAAGCGTCCGTCTTAGTAGGCAAGATTAGTTGGTACTTCAATCTGGCCGGTCCTTGTCTACATATCAACACTGCATGCTCCAGCAGCCTCACAGCTTTGGATTATGCGTGCAAGTCTATGCAGAGCGGTGATGCATCGGCG GCTGTTGTGTTGGGTTCCAATTTGATGCTCAACCCAGATGCGGCAACTCTGTTGTCCAATCTGAATTTTCTGTCCCCTGATGGACTTTGCTACACGTTTGACCACAGGGCCAACGGTTACGCGCGTGGAGAGGGTATTCTAGCCATGATAGTAAAGCCCATGGCAGATGCATTGCGAGATGGCAATGTTATCCGTGCCGTTATACGGGCAACAGGAGCTAACCAAGACGGCCGGACGCCTAGTCTCACACAGCCTAGTGCTGAAGCCCAGGAGAAGTTGATCCGTCATGTTTATCAAAAGGCGGGATTAGGACTCCAAGATACACGGTATCTCGAGGCCCACGGCACCGGTACGCCCACCGGAGATCCGATCGAAGCAAAGGCCATAGGTCGGGTATTCCGGACCCATCGCTCGCCTCAAGATCCTCTCTACTTGGGGTCAATCAAAGGGAATattggacatgttgaagcTGGCAGTGGCCTTGCTGGTACTATCAGGGCTattctggctctggaaaaGGGGGTGATTCCCCCTCAGGCGCTCTTTGAGGACATGAATTCTTCTATTGATGCCgaattcttcaacatcaaggtGCCGAAAGCCTGCGTCCCTTGGCCCACAGCAGGCGTTCGGCGTGCCTCAGTTAATTCATTTAGCCTGGGAGGTTCCAATGCGCACATTATCCTTGATGACGCCCATCATTATCTCCTCAACAAGGGGTTGACGGGATATCACAACTGCACAATGCTTCCGGATGATTCGACTGCCGTAGCTATAAACGGCACGACTTATTCGTCAAGTGAGCATCCCGAGCAACAGCCTTCAACTACCTTGAGTAATGGCGTATCCCGGACAAGTCCAGACGCAGCTCGTACCTTGTCAGGCTCTAGTCCACTCctgatggtctggtctggtgcagacTCCGGTGCTATAGATCGTTTAACCATAGTCTACGAGCCGTACCTGCAAAACAAGATCCGCGGCTCATCTCGAAAACTCAACCAACTAGCATACACTCTCTCTAATCGGCGAAGCCGCCTGCCATGGAGGTCTTTTACACTTCTTAGCGCCGACCAAATCGCTTCAGGAGAAGGATTAGTGCCGCTGCCCAAAGCAAAACCCGTCAGGTCAGCAAACTACGCGCCAGTCATTGCATTCGCATTCActggtcaaggagctcaaTACGCCGCCATGGGTCTGGAACTCTTACAATACAAGATCTTCGCCGACACTTTGCAGCGCGTCGACAGTGTCTTTGCTTCCTTTGGGTCTACATGGTCGGTGCTTGATGTGATGCGTGATGAGAATAAGATCCATTCGCCTCAGTTTAGTCAGCCCCTTTGCACAGCCCTTCAAATTGCTTTAGTAGAGCTTCTCAAAAGTGTTTGCGTGGCTCCCTCTGCAGTTCTTGGGCACTCCTCGGGAGAAATTGCTGCAGCATATGCTATTGGTGCGCTGTCACTAGAATCGGCATGTAAAGTCGCGTATTATCGAGGAATAGTTGCCAAAAAGCTGAAGGACTCTGTCGCCGCCAGGCCTGGGGCCATGATGTCAGTTAACCTGCCCAGAGATGAGGTAAGGAGCTATCTCTACAAAGTTGGTGGCGACAAGATGGTAGTATCAGTTCATCTAGCCTGTATTAACAGCATTTCCAATTGCACATTATCAGGCGACGAAAAAGACATTGATCAACTCAAGCAACGATTAGACCAGGACGAGATTTTCGCTCAAAAGATCAACACTGGCGTTGCGTACCACTCTCCTGCAATGAAAGCAGCTGCTTCAGAGTACCACGAGCTCCTTGGTGGGCTAGAATCCGGCACGAAACTGAGCCGTGGTTCAATGATATCATCGGTGACCAGACGGTTGATAACCAAGGTTTCGATGCTTGCAACGGCCCAATATTGGGTTGACAACCTGCTATCGCCGGTTCAATTTGCCGACGCACTGCAGAGCTTGGACAGTAGAGAGAACTTAGGCGTCGGTTTTGAAAGGATTACTGATATTTTGGAAATTGGGCCGCATTCCGCGCTACGACGACCCATACAGGACACTCTGCAACATTTGGCTGATGTGGGTGTGaatgccaagggcaagagtACGAAACCTGAGGGAGTATTACGATATCACTCTGTTCTTCAACGGTCAAAGCCATCACTGATTACCTTCCTCGAGCTGTTGGGCAATCTCTTCTGCATTGGCTATCCAGTGTCCATCGAAGAAGGCAACGGCCACCATGGCGACAAATGCCCGCCTCCGTTGGTGGATTGCCCAAAGTATCCATTTGATCTATCAAGAAGATACTGGCATAATTCAAGGCTAGACAAGGGTATGAGGTTTCGTCCTGTTGCTAAGGGCGTTATGCTTGGTAAACGATCTCACGACTGGAATAACCTCCGGCCATCGTTCCGCAATTGGCTCAGCTTGGACACTATGCCATGGCTAGAGGATCATGTTATTAGCACTAAGACTATCTGTCCGGGTACGGGAATGCTAGTGATGGCTATGGAAGGGGTAAAGCACTTGATCGAGTCCAACAAGGTCGCAAAGTCTATCTCAGCCTTTCTCTTCCCAGAAGCTCACTTTCTCCGACCGATTCCTATCCCCGAGAATGCCAAAACGCCAGTTGAGATATTATTGTCTTTGCGACCGAGACAGGAGACTTTTGAAAAGGAGATAGCCTTCTTTGAAAGTTCCATCTTCGCTCACGACGGAGACAGTTGGACTGAATGCTTTCAAGCCACGATCCAGGTACAATATGAGCAGGGGGTGACTCAAGTCGATGGCGGTAAAGAGCATCAAGCGGAGACGGATAAATATTTGAAGCTGCAGCATGAAGCTGCCAACTGTTGTGACAAGAAAATCGACTACAAAACCTTCTACCAATCCCTACGTGATCACGGCATGGCATATGGTCCGTCTTTCAGCATCCTACGAGACATTCGTTGGGATGGCCAACACATCTCACAAGCATGTATTGCTCACGATTTAATGCTGGACGCCGGGGATGCTAGTCCGGTGCACCCAGCACCTCTAGATGCGATGATGCACGTTACACTTGCGCAGGTATCGAAGGGCATGTCTGACTCGGCAGCGACATTTGTGCCTCGAGATGTTTACAACCTTTGGCTGTCTACAAAACGGTGGAAACAAGGACATGGTTCAGTACGGGCGACCTCTAAAATTCACTCCAACAAGACAGCGGGCTTGGAAGGGAACATTTTTGTCTGTGATGAGGAAGATACTCTCTTGTTGTCTGCGGAGCGTGTTGTCATGGCGTGTGTATcgcttgatgatgatggtctgCGTGATAACCAGGGACCTAACCTTATATACAACATTGACAGAAAGCCGCTCTTAAGCCAACTTGAAGGACATGACTTGCAAAGGCTGTGTGCGCCACGACCCATCTCACTAACTGATATCGAGCAGCAATGGTCTAATAGACTCGAGACCGCTCTACGCCACTCTGCTGAAGACgctcttggctgcctctcAAGCTTAAACTTCGACACTTCTACCTTGCCGAATCATCTCAAAACATTCATCCAAGCGCTTAAAAGTAGATATAGAGATGGAAGACAGCATGACAAAGAAGAGATTCGGCAAGAACTAGCAAGATGCGTCGAATTCAATCCCGGCTGGGATCTCTACGCAGAAGCTGGTCGTCACTTGGAGAGTCTGCTTCGAAATGAGACGGAACCCTTGGAGCTTCTAACGTCATCTGAGGTCGCCAACCGGTCTTATCCTCTGCTATTCAGCAAACTAGCCGACGATCGTCTGCGCAACTTCCTAGATCTAGCGTCTCACGAGAAGCCCGGTCTGCGTATCCTTGAGATTGGGTCCGGCACTGGTGGTCTAACAACATCTGTTTTGTCAATATTGCGGGACCTCGAAAAGTCCACGGGGTCCATTCACTTCGCAGAGTACATCTACACAGATATCTCTCCAGCCTTTTTTGAGGCGGCTCGGACTACTTTTGCGCAAGTTGCAGACAGGATCGTCTTCCAAAAGCTTGACATTGAAAAGTCTCCTGAAACTCAGGGCTTCGAGACAGGTTCATACGACATAATTCTTGCAGGCTCCGTTCTCCATGCGACGTCTCGCCTAGAGGTATCCATCAGTAACGTCAGGGCACTCTTGAAACCCGGTGGATACTTTGTTAATCTGGAAATCACGCAGGTTAACCTTGCCAAGGCTCTTGTAAGCTTTGGCTCCCTGCCTGGCTGGTGGCTATCTACGGAAGACTGGCGGAAAGATGGACCACTTGTGCCGAAAGAAACATGGGATAGATTGGCGAGAGATACTGGCTTCACTGGAGTAGAAGCAAGTTGggaagacggagaaggagTTTGTCTCATGATTACTACCGCAGTAGAGAAGGAGACTTCAGCAGAGATGCCTATCCAACCCGCCGTCCGGAACCAAGGCTCTCTAATTCTCGTCGTCGACACCAATGCGCCGGATTTGCAGACAACACTAGCTGCTAGCCTactccaagaacaaggacaaaaTACGAGAGTTGTACAGCTGAATCAAGTGCACGAGAATACCTGGCAACATGATGACGTGATCATCTCGCTTCTTGATGTGGGGAAATCATTTCTGCTAGCAATTTCCGAGCAAGAGTTCGATGCCCTGCGAACTCTGATTTCAAAGGCACAAAATCTACTATGGGTAGCACTCCCTGATCTTTTAGTCGAAGAGGATGCAGGAGACCCAAGACCTCATATGGCTTTGGGCTTCCTTCGCTCCATGCGGTACGAGGAGCCAACAAAGGAGCTTGTCAGTCTCATGGCTGGTCAGCGAACTTTACTAACCGTTGATGCCGCTGAAGCTCATATACGAAACGTGCTCCGGATATGTTTTCAAGATGGCCTCGCTTCACTGGAAAACGAGTTCTTCATCCAAGATGGCCTTCTAAGCGTAGAGCGACTAATCTACGCCGCCGATCAGGATGACGATAGACGATTGCGGATTTATCCCACGCTACAGAAGGATCAGATCTTGAGACATGATCCTCCTACTGTTCTGTCTGTGGGAACTCCTGGCATGCTTGATACCCTTAGACTCGCCGAGGCACAGCTACCAGATAAGCTTGATCCAGAGGCGGTAGAGATCGAGTGCCGAGCTTGGCCTGTGTCTTTCCGTGATGTAATGATTGCGCTTAGTCGTTATGGAGACGCCAGCGACACCAGTGGAATGGGCTGGGAGCTTTCTGGAGTCGTATCACGAGTCGGTTCCAAAGTTTCCGAGCTCCAGCCAGGCGATCGC ATCCCCGACGACATGTCCTTCGCCAGGTCTGTCGCCGCACTGAATCCCCTCATGACAGCCTATCACGGGTTGATCAACCTAGCCAGGTTAAAGAGGGGCGACAAAGTTCTCATCCACGCCGCTGCAGGTAGCACAGGGCAAATGGCCATTTGCGTTGCCCAGCAGGTTGGTGCCGAGATATTTGCAACGGTAGGGTTCGATGAAAAGAAACAGCTGTTAGTGGATGAGTTTGGAATACCGGCCAGCAATATCTTTTATAGTCGTGATACGTCCTTCCAAAAGGGTATTATGCGGGAGACGGGCGGCCGTGGTGTGGATGTGGTTTTGAACTCACTGTCTGGAGACAAACTCAAAGCATCGTGGGCCTGCATTGCCCCTTTTGGAAGATTCATTGAAATTGGCAAGGCGGATATTGGCTCCAACTCTTCTCTCCCAATGGCTCATTTTGCTAGGAACGTTAcctttgctgctgtggaTTTGGTGCACATGGCAGCTCGTGATCCTCAAGGCACGAAAGATCTGATGCGAACCTGTCTTGCCATGTTGTTTGAGAGCAATATTGGCCAGTACCCGAAGCCTGTGCATCTTTTCCCTGTcgcagaggcagagaaggcgTTTAGGTTTATCCAGAGCGGCAAGAATACTGGACGTACTGTCATCACCCTGGAACCGAATGACAAAATTTCT AAATACATAACTAAAAGATCTACTTGGCGCTTTCCCAGTCAAGCTACCTATGTAATAGTGGGTGGCTTAGGCGGGATTGGTCGGTCCATTCTCTCCTGGATGGTTCAGAAAGGGGCAAGATATTTTGTTATCCCGTCACGCTCAGGAGTAAAATCACAGGCCGTTGCGGAATTTGTTGCTCGTCTCGAACAAAAAGGCGTGACTCTCATTACATCTTGCTGCGATGTCAGCTCCAGTGATCAGCTTGCAGCCCTCCTGCAGGCATGTAAGGACATGCCTCCTATAAGGGGCTGTATCAATGCTGCAATGGCTCTTCAAGACGCAATGTTCTATAACATGACGCACTCGCAATGGAAAATTTCAATCCAATCCAAGGTAGCCTCGTCTTGGAatcttcatcaacagctACCCGCAGACTTGGACTTTTTCATTCTCCTGTCGTCTGCCGCCAGCATTTACGGAGCCATAGGTCAGAGTAACTACGCTGCCGCTTGCGCAGGTCAGGATTCCATCGCCCGTCATCGCTCCTCCATGGGTGGCAAGGCCATGAGTATTAACCTTGGATTAATACGGAACGTTGGAGCTATGGTCGATCATGAAGACTTCCAGGTCAGTTCTGACAAATATCGCGATGCCAAGGCAGTTTATGAAAGAGACATTCTTGCTGTCATGGACTACTACTGCGATCCTTTAACCCTCACCGGGAAAGAAACACATACCCAGGTCCTTGTGGGTGGTGCGACTCCTTCAGATACACATATCGACACCGTTCTTCCCCCTCATATCGACGGGCGACCGTTTTACAGCGGGTTTCCCAGAATTACCAAGGAAGGACAGCAGCGAAATCAGCGCAACGGAGCTaatgaccagactgcattACTATTCCAGCAGGCTACGTCGCCTACTGATCGAGCTGCGGTGGCGATGGGCGCAATTATCGACAAGTTGGCACACGCTTTGTGTATTACGAGTGACGAAATCGATGCTCGAAATCCACTATCGGATTATGGCGTTGACTCTCTCATGGCGGTTGAGCTAAGACACTGGTTCCGGAGGGACTTCAAAGCCGATGTTGCCGTCTTCGATATTATGGGGAATAATGTCTCAATTAGAAATGTCGCGGAACTGATTGCCAGAGTCGCGGAGTAG
- a CDS encoding ethD domain-containing protein codes for MTQKQRVLRFSLAHFRKETCSEESCHYFGTKLHAKQAATLHAKHGVLQYYQIYNTELTRGAVEDFRNALGADWEIQRHDLTVELYVRDLATLRSIASDPEFATFHHLEEPYLSRGHVVVSLGWVEAYIEDGKLVNVLDDGTPVYSPAYADFVRDGGELRKALA; via the exons ATGACGCAGAAGCAACGTGTCTTGCGATTCAGCCTCGCCCATTTTCGGAAAGAGACTTGCTCGGAGGAGAGTTGCCATTATTTCGGAACCAAGCTTCACGCGAAGCAAGCAGCGACGCTTCATGCCAAGCACGGCGTGTTGCAGTACTATCAG ATTTACAACACGGAACTCACTCGCGGCGCCGTCGAAGACTTTCGGAACGCGTTGGGGGCGGATTGGGAGATTCAACGCCACGATCTGACCGTCGAGCTGTACGTCCGTGACCTGGCTACCCTGCGATCCATTGCTTCGGATCCGGAATTCGCAACCTTTCACCATTTGGAGGAGCCCTATCTAAGCCGAGGCCATGTAGTGGTCAGTTTGGGGTGGGTGGAGGCGTACATTGAGGATGGCAAGTTGGTAAATGTCCTGGATGACGGGACCCCTGTCTATAGTCCAGCTTACGCAGATTTTGTGCGTGATGGGGGAGAATTGCGGAAGGCACTCGCTTAA
- a CDS encoding efflux pump antibiotic resistance protein (similar to Talaromyces stipitatus ATCC 10500 XP_002339955.1) → MATDSTTPTESSLDIPKELPPGDVSTAVNNDVSTEDADQPAEENGAGEGHGLSSAQVFLLVLSLGISTFIAAIEQTIISTAAPSISKAFNATELEFTWIGTAYLLPAAAATPPWGKISDIFGRKPILMLAIIVFWIGSLIGALATNLDMLIAGRVIQGTGGGGILGLSATVIGDVFSPATRSKYYGILGVVWGLACGLGPIVGGAFSEFVNWRWCFWINLPIAGLAGIFVFFFLKVETPKTPIVEGLLAMDWLGTIAVVGATVMFLLGLGYGGIAYPWSSPIVICLIVFGIVTFGIYAVIEGKVAKYPVTPLRLFKSTSNVATFGIAYCHGAVYIADFYYLPLYFQTVLGASPIMSGVYLLPVAITLSVTSTITGMYISKTGRYRPPIYVGLAFLILGHGLYTNLQPYASWSRIIIFQIISGIGLGPVFQAPIIAIFSLTKPADIASAAATVFFARDIATAMSIVFGGVIFQNRIAAQADQLYAVLPEDLAKILSAGGSTTSGDIIHSLSPKQKDVVIGVYNTALQGEWIFYTALSGVALLLSVLISKQVLSREHKVNKVGLEAQEASRLEELQKDEEKKNGQSAA, encoded by the exons ATGGCGACCGATTCAACCACTCCAACCGAGTCGAGCCTGGACATTCCCAAGGAGCTGCCTCCTGGGGATGTTTCAACGGCAGTAAACAATGACGTATCAACCGAGGATGCtgaccagccagcagaagaAAATGGGGCTGGCGAAGGGCACGGCTTGAGCAGCGCACAAGTCTTCCTGCTCGTCCTGTCCCTTGGT ATTTCAACGTTCATTGCGGCCATTGAACAG ACCATCATTTCGACCGCCGCACCTTCGATTTCCAAAGCTTTCAATGCGACCGAACTAGAATTTACATGGATAGGAACTGCGTATTTGCTACCAGCTGCTG CTGCTACGCCACCATGGGGGAAAATTAGTGACATCTTCGGGCGCAAG CCAATTCTCATGCTCGCTATCATTGTCTTTTGGATTGGGTCTCTTATCGGCGCACTGGCAACCAACCTCGATATGTTGATCGCTGGCCGTGTCATTCAAGGCACAGGTGGAGGTGGTATTCTAGGTCTCTCGGCTACAGTAATTGGAGACGTATTCAGCCCAGC CACTCGAAGCAAATACTACGGCATTCTGGGAGTTGTTTGGGGTTTGGCTTGTGGTTTGGGTCCTATTGTTGGCGGCGCATTCTCCGAGTTTGTCAACTGGAGGTGGTGCTTCTGGATCAACC TTCCTATCGCGGGTCTAGCTGGcatctttgtcttcttcttcctcaaagTCGAGACGCCCAAGACTCCCATCGTTGAAGGCCTGCTGGCTATGGACTGGCTGGGAACAATTGCAGTCGTTGGCGCCACCGTCATGTTCCTCCTCGGTTTGGGATACGGCGGAATAGCATACCCCTGGAGCTCTCCCATTGTCATTTGTCTCATTGTGTTTGGAATTGTGACATTTGGCATCTATGCGGTCATCGAGGGAAAAGTCGCCAAGTACCCAGTCACGCCGCTGAGACTCTTCAAGTCCACATCCAACGTCGCAACGTTTGGAATCGCCTACTGCCACGGCGCGGTATACATTGCCGACTTTTACTATCTCCCTCTTTACTTTCAAACGGTTCTAGGTGCCAGCccaatcatgtctggtgtctaCCTATTGCCCGTCGCCATCACACTTTCGGTAACGTCAACCATAACCGGAATGTACATCAGCAAAACGGGCCGTTATCGACCCCCCATCTACGTTGGACTCGCTTTCCTAATCCTCGGTCATGGCTTGTACACCAACCTTCAGCCATACGCCTCTTGGTCACgaatcatcatcttccagaTCATATCTGGTATTGGCCTCGGTCCGGTCTTCCAGGCTCCCATCATTGCTATTTTCAGCTTGACCAAGCCCGCTGATATTGCAAGTGCCGCTGCGACTGTCTTCTTTGCCCGTGACATTGCCACAGCCATGTCCATCGTTTTCGGCGGCGTCATCTTCCAAAACCGCATTGCTGCGCAAGCCGACCAACTCTACGCCGTTCTTCCTGAGGACTTGGCAAAGATTCTCAGTGCTGGCGGCTCCACCACTTCTGGAGACATCATTCATTCTCTCTCGCCAAAGCAAAAGGATGTAGTGATTGGGGTCTACAACACCGCCTTGCAAGGAGAATGGATCTTTTACACGGCACTGAGCGGCGTTGCTCTTCTCCTGAGTGTTTTGATCAGTAAGCAGGTTCTATCTCGCGAGCacaaggtcaacaaggtTGGTCTGGAAGCACAGGAAGCGTCTAGATTGGAAGAGCTTCAAAAagatgaggagaagaagaatgggCAATCTGCAGCATAG